AGTATTATATATAAAACGGTCATCACTGCGTCGAGAATGAGTTTTTCATACGTGCGTTTTTTCATAATTAATATCTCCTTACCTATAAACAATATGGTTTTTTCTGCTATTCAATGGAATGATTTTTGCTTTTAAAGATGTGTATCTGATTATTGGTTCTGAAATAATAATATAAGATCTTTGTGTTGTCTTTCTGATGATAAAAGAACTAAATGCGTAAGTAATTGTGAATAATGCTTATAAAACTTCATTATTTACAGTTTGTTAATTGTTTGAGTCAACTGTAACGTATATAATTACAGTATAAGCTTGACAAGGAGGAAATAAGTTGAAAAATGAACGGTGATTTTGCGGCGGCGCTGTATATACTTCTGTTGCTTGGGTATATAAAAGAACCGAGAACCAGTGTACAGCTTTCCGAGAGCACATATATGAATCCCGCGAGGATAAGAAAGCTCTGTTCAATGCTGAAGTCAGCGGGATATATCGGCGCGAAGGAGGGCAGGGGCGGAGGGATATATCTTACCTGCAATATAAAAAAAATAACTCTTTGCGATGTTTGCCGCTCTGTCTGCGGCGAACCGTTCGGCGGGATATCAGCGTCGGAAAATGTTTCATCGGGAATGGAAGATGTGCTTGAAACGTTAAGCGCGGAACTCAACAAGGCATGTGCCGGAGTGCTTGGGCATATTACGGTATACGATATGGAAAAAACTCTTGCAAAAAAGCAAAAATCGGAATTATTTTCTCAAAATATTAAAAAACATACTGACAGAACATAGATTTTGCAGTATAATTAATTGACGAAAGGGTATGTTTTTGTTATGGATTATCTGATAACCTTTCTGGAAGGAATAATCAGTTTTATTTCTCCCTGCGTGTTGCCTATGCTGCCGGTATATCTTCTTTATTTTGCAGGAGACGGCGGAGGCGGAAGGAAAAAGACCATCGAAGGCGCAATAGGATTTGTATCCGGATTTACGGCGGTTTTCGTCGCGATGGGGGCATTTGCCTCGGCGGTAGGCGGATTTTTAACACAATACCGCTCATTGATTAACATAATTACCGGAGCTTTGGTGGTTCTGTTCGGAGTCGGATTCGCGGCAGGTTGGAACTGGGGCGGTTTATTTTCCCGAAGAGGGAGATTTGCCGCAATGAATACGAAACCGTACGGCTTTTTTCGCGCGGCTCTGTTCGGAGTTATATTTTCGGTGGGTTGGACGCCGTGTGTGGGCGCGTTTCTCGGCTCGGCGCTGTTATTGGCTTCTCAACAGGGAGTGGCTGTCAAGGGCGTAGCTCTGCTTTTCTGTTATTCTCTCGGACTTGGTCTTCCTTTTATTTTAAGCGCGATGATAATCGACCTGATGAAGTCGGCGTTTGGGTTTATCAAGCGCAATTATAAAGTCATAAATCTCATATGCGGGATATTACTCGTAATTGTCGGAGTTTTAATGATGACCGGAACAGTATCTATATAATAGCAATTACTGTCGCGTTGCCCTAGAAATATAATAAATATTCTCGCTGTCGAAAGGATTTATCGTAAAATGAAAAAACAAACTGTTATTCTTATAATCGCGCTCGTTTTAATAATCGCCGCCGCGGTTTTTTCATATAAACAACTAATTAAGCTGAACACGCCCTCGGATACAATACCGCTGTCTGTCCCAGAAAACGAAACAAGCACGGCGGAAACCACATCGGAAACTAAAAATACAGCCCCGGACTTTGCCGTAAAGGATTCGGACGGAAACACGGTAACGCTTTCTTCATTCTTCGGAAAACCGATCGTTTTGAATTTCTGGGCGAGCTGGTGCGGTCCGTGCCAGAGTGAAATGCCGGATATGCAAAAAGTTTACAAAAATTATTCGGATTCGGTTGTGTTTTTATTTGTCAACCTCACCGACGGCGTCAGAGAAACAGAAGAAACCGCCTCTTTGTTCATTACATCAAATGGATACACCTTCCCCGTTTTCTATGACGTTAATTCAGAGGCTTTAAACGCATATTATGTAAACTCAATACCGCGGACATATATAATCACAGCTGACGGAAATATCGCCGGACAGGTGACCGGAGTCGTTTCCGAAGAGGCGCTGTCCGCGGCGCTGGATGAGCTGATCGGGGGATAAAAGAGGAATTCGTAACGCAGAGATATTATAAGGTGACGACGTATTATGGAATTGCCGAGAAGAAAACCATTGCGTTTACAGGGTTATGATTATTCGTCATGTGGTGCATATTTTATTACAATTTACACTAAGGACAGATGTGAATCGTTGGGTCAGATCGTAGGGGACGATGCCCACATCGTCCCCTACACAATCGCAATCTGTTTCTAAATTGGTAAAATCATTCAAAACAATGATAACAAAAGAAATCGGTTTTTCATTATGGCAACGGTCATTTTATGACCATATCATCCGCAATGACAATGAATATAAAAAAATATGCCAATACATAGAAGAAAGCCCATTAAATGGGATGATGATGAGTTACATGTGGACGATTAGTTCCGTATATGCAATTAAATATAAATTTTTAGAGGATAAAAAAGTGCAAACAAAATCTGTCTTTATTCTATGCGTCTTTCTTGTGCTTACCATGATTCTCGGATCCTGCGTTCCCGTTTCAATGATAACAGAAACCGAAACGATTTCAGAAACCGAAACTGACACATTGGCAATAACCGATACCGAAGCTGAAACCGATACCACGGAAATTGTGGTAAAAACAACCGGGGAAAAGGAGAAAAACAGCATGTATGTATTCGAGACACCAAAATTTGAAAAAACAAGCTATTCCGCATCCACTCCCGAATATCTCAAGGCGCTTTGGCTCTCACAGTTCGATCTTGCGAGCGTATATAAAAACGGTTCGGCGCAAAGGTCATCCGACGACTTTGAAGCGTTGATGGGGATAATCCTCGACAATGCGGTCGAAAATGGCTTCAATGCCGTGATCATACAGGTCAGACCATATGCTGACAGCTTTTATCCCTCGGAGCTATATCCGATGTCGGATTTCATTTCGGGTATGTTCGGCAGAGAGATCAAATACGATCCTTTCGCCAGGATAGTCAAGCTTGCCAAGGCGCGCGGGCTGTCCGTCCATGCCTGGATAAACCCACTCAGGGGCATGACCGAGGAACAAATAAAGCTCGTGCCGAATTCATACCCGATTAAAAAGTGGTATAACGATCCTCAGAGAAAAGGAAAATACATAGTATATGTAAACGACAGGTGGTATCTAAACCCGGCATACGGCGAGGTACGCGGGCTGATAGCGGCAGGCGCCGCTGAGATCGTTTCAAAATACAACGTCGACGGCGTTCATATGGACGATTATTTTTACCCTACGACCTCGTCAGACTTTGATTACTCAGCATATGCCGCGTACAAATCCGAAAACGGCTATATCGCTCTCGATAATTACAGGCGCGAAATGCTATCACAGACGGTATCGGGAATATATAAAGCCGTTAAAGACATAAATCCCTCCGCTTTGTTCGGAATCAGTCCGGCGGGAGAAATCAATACGGTTTACAACTCTCATTATGCGGATGTATACCGTTGGTGCTCCGAGCCGGGCTTTGTCGATTACATATGTCCCCAGGTTTATTTCGGAATGGAGCATGATACATGCGATTTCGAAAAAGTAAGCAAAATATGGCTTGATACGGTAAAGCTCGATTCAATCAGGCTTTTTATAGGAATGTCGCTTGGGAAAGCGAAAAGCGAAGTGGATAATTATGCAGGCAGCGGAAAATATGAGTGGAGAGACAACAAGGATGTTCTGAAGCGATGCTTTGATTATATCTCCGGCGTAAAGCGTTGTTCAGGAGTAGTATATTTCTGTTATCAGTATTTTTACGACCCTCTTACCGGAGTTGAAGTGAGCGCCACAAAAACCGAAAGAGAAAATCTGTTTCCGATCTGAGTTTTTTGTGCAATACTCACAATATAAGGCCCCATCCTTTAACAAAAACATAAAATAATATCATTCCAAATAAAATCTATTGACTTTACATTACTATTTGTGATAATATATTATATAATATTCAGGTTTTGATAGACATGTATCCGTAGGAGAGAATTACAATGTCAAAAGCGATCCTTGTCACATCTCTGAAGGGTGGCGTCGGCAAGACGACGGTCTCTGCCGGGATCGCCTGCGGTCTCTCAATGACCGGAGCCCGGGTGCTTGCCGTTGATATGGATTTTGTGTCCGGCGGGCTTGACGTCGCGCTCGGATGTGAAAATCTGGTGGCTGTGCCTATCACGGATTATCTGTCCGGCGACGCGCCATGTGAGGACATTGCCAATCCCACCTCATTTCACGGGTTGTTTTTTGCCGCTTCTCCGATGCTTCGCCGCTCGTTTTTCGAGCTTGACGGCGACGGCGGAGCCGCAAAGGTAAGAAGAATCCTCTGCGAAATCAAAACCGGATTTGACTATACCGTATTCGATATGCCCGCCGGCGGGGGGGAGCTTTTCGACGCGCTCGCGTCCAGCCCGCTCTTCGATATGATCCTCGTCGTTGCCACCGACAGCGTAAACTCCATCCGCTCCGCGGAAAAAACAGCATATGAGCTCGCCGCTCTTTCACGCCGTCCGGTGAAGCTCGTGATAAACGGTTATGACCTCGTTTCCCATAAAAATAATACATCCGGGATCGTCGAGCTTATCTCGCGTACCGGCATACCGGTGATAGGAGTAGTGCCATATACTCAATTTGCCGAAAAAGCTCTTTCCGAAGGAAAGCCGCTGACCGCCGTGAAGAATAATCCTGCCGGTATTGCGCTCGCGAATATATCGAAAAGGATCGCGGGTTTACGCGTGCCGCTTTTGGATGGCATAGTTAAAAAAAGACGCCGTAAAAGCTTTTATTGAACCCTTAGAAAGGTGTAACAAATGACAATCGCATTACTCGCGAACGAAGAAAAGAAAGAGCTCCTGACTCAGTTCTGCATTGCTTACTGCGGTATTCTGAGCAAGCACACTCTGTTTTCAACCTCCGCGACCGGCAAAATGATATCAGATGCGACGGGGCTGACGATAGAACGCCTGTTGAACGAAGAACAGGGCGGCACCCAGCAAATTGCGTCGCGAATTTCATATAATGAGATCGATGTCCTCCTGTTTTTCCGCGGAACCGCTCCGCGAGCCGTCCATGATGAAACCGAGATAGATATACTCCGTTTATGTGATATATACAACATCCCGTTCGCGACCAACATCGCAACGGCGGAGGCTGTTATAATGGCGCTCGGCAGAGGCGACCTTGACTGGCGCGTGCTTGTAAACCCCAAAAACAAAAAGAATATCTGATTTTACTTGTCCGCTGCCCGCGGCCTTTGCCGCGGCGCGGTTCGGCTTCGCTCAGAGAGGCGCGTCCGGGTTTTCCCGGTGATGTAAGCGCGCCGCGAATGTCCTCCGCGCATGACGGGCGGCTGCGTTTTTTGCTTTCATAAAGCGCTAAAAGGACAGCCCAAAAAAGAGAGGGAGAATATTTTCTCCAAAAAGGGTGGCACCGCGGGTTATCCCCGTCCCTTTGCCGGGACAGGGATATTTTTGTTTTTTCATGAAATATTAATACGGCAATTAAATAATATTTGTCTTATATGCCTCACGTTGTACCTCACACTGTGCCTCACGTTGTGAGAGGAAAGCCCGTATACCAAAGTCTTTTTCTCATAAAACGCGAATGTTTATTACCCGTCAATAAATAACCACCGATTAATAATAATCAACCGAAAGGAATTGAATAAATGATACAGAGACCGAGAGGAACGATTGACATACTTCCCGGAAAGGCCGCGCTCTGGCAAAAAGTCGAGAACACGCTCCGCGACGCCGCGGCGCTTCACGGTTTTTCCGAGATAAGGATACCTACGTTCGAATCGAGCGAGCTTTATAAGCGCGGCGTCGGCGAGACGAGCGACGTCGTTCAAAAAGAGATGTATTCCTTTTACGATAACGACGGGAGGAATCTGACCCTGAGGCCGGAGGGAACGGCCGGAGTAGTTCGAAGCGTGATTGAAAATTCCCTCACGGCGGAGGCAATGCCGCTCGCGCTGTATTATCTGATTTCCTGCTTCCGTTACGAAAAGCCGGAGGCCGGACGCAGCCGTGAATTTTTCCAGTTCGGCGCGGAGCTTTTCGGCGCTGAATCGGCCGGAGCGGACGCCGATGTGATTCTGTTCGTCGCCGATATTTTTAAAAAGCTCGGCATACAGGATATATCGCTTGAAATAAACTCGATCGGCTGCAAGAGATGCCGCCCGCTTTATCACCGGGCGCTGCGCCAATACTTCGAGAAATACCGTGGCGACCTGTGCGACACCTGTCTTTCGCGCCTGGAGGTCAACCCTCTTCGCATCCTCGACTGCAAAAGCCCGGTATGTTCCGCGATAACGGCATCCGCGCCGAATGCGCCGGATTATCTTTGCGATGACTGCGCCGCCCATTTCGAGGAGCTGAAAGCGCTGCTTGATTCGGCGGGAGCGAAATACAAGGTCAACCCCCGGATTGTACGCGGCCTCGATTATTACCAGCGCACCGTTTTCGAATTTGTTTCGACAAAAATCGGTTCTCAGGGCACAATATGCGGCGGCGGAAGATATGACGGACTCGTTGAAGAGCTGGGAGGACCAAAGCTGCCCGGTATCGGCTTCGCAATGGGTCTGACAAGAATAATGCTCGCGCTTGAAGCTCAGGGAGCGGAATGCGGACGGCAATCAAGCGATATTTATCTCGCCTCCATGGGCGCCGACGCCGCGCGCGCATGCTTCAAACTCGCTCAGGAGCTTTATTCTCTCGGCATAAAAGCCGACTTCGACAAGGTCGGGCGCAGCCTTAAGGCTCAGATGAAATACGCCGACAAGAAAAACGCCTCTTTTGCTGTTGTTGTCGGAGCCGACGAGCTTTCCGCCGGAAGGGCGAAAATCAAAAACATGCTTGCCGCTTCTCAGTCCGACGGAGACGATGAAATATCTCTGAACGCCGCGTCAATAACCGGTTATATATCCGCATATAAAAGCAAACAGAACTGAAACCTTCGATACTGAAAGATATTAAGGAGACAAATATATGTACAGAACAAATTACTGCGGACAGCTTTCCGCCGCCGATATCGGCAAAACAGTGCAGGTATGCGGCTGGGTTCAAAAACAGCGTGACCTCGGAACTCTCATCTTCATTGACCTGCGCGACAGGACGGGCATTGTCCAGCTTGCGTTTAACTCTACGGAAACAGAAGCCAAAGACGGAACTTCGCTGTTTGACATGGCATTTTCCGCTCGCTCCGAATACGTGCTTTCGGCCGAGGGCGTCGTCCGTTCACGCGGAGAGGGAGCGATAAATAAAAATATCACGACCGGCGAAATCGAAATTGCCGTGACCAAGCTCGAAATACTGAGCACCTCACAGACTCCTCCGTTCGAAATAGTAGAAAACTCAAACGTAAAGGACGAGCTAAGGCTTAAATACCGCTATCTCGACCTGCGCCGTCCGGATGTGCAGCGCAATATCATCACACGTCATGAAATCGTCAAATGTGCGCGGGACTATTTTGACGAGAACGGCTTCCTCGAAATTGAGACGCCGATATTGATCAAATCCACGCCAGAGGGCGCGCGCGATTACCTTGTCCCAAGCAGAGTTCATCCCGGCTCGTTTTATGCCCTTCCTCAGTCGCCTCAGCTTTATAAGCAGCTTTTGATGCTCTCCGGCTTTGACCGCTATATGCAGATAGCCAAATGCTTCCGCGATGAAGACCTCAGAGCCGACAGACAGCCGGAATTCACACAGATTGACCTTGAGATGTCGTTTGTCGGTGAAGAAGACGTTATGGAAATCAATGAGCGCTTTTTAAAGCGCGTGTTTAAAAAATTCTGCAATTTTGATATACAGACTCCTATTCTCAGAATGCCTTATTCTGAGGCAATGAGCCGCTTCGGCAGCGACAAGCCCGATATGAGATTCGGCTTTGAGCTTACAGATATATCGGCACTCGTCAAAAACTGCGGATTTTCCGTCTTCTCTTCCGCCGTCGAAGCTGGCGGAAGCGTCAGAGCGATAAATATAAACGGATACGCCGATAAATTCTCGCGCAAGGAAATTGACAAGCTCACCGAGTTCATCAAGACCTTCGGAGCAAAAGGACTTGCCTGGGCAAAGCATGGCGCGGAAATCACAAGCTCATATTCCAAATTTCTTACCGCCGAAGAAAACAAATCAATATATGATGCGTGCGGCTTCGGTCCTAATGACCTGCTGCTTATAGTTGCGGATAAAAAGAACAAAGTCGTGTTCGATTCCCTGGGCGCGCTCCGCCTAAAAGCCGGAAAGGATCTCGGGCTGATGAAAAAAGGCGACTTTAAATTCCTTTGGGTCACCATGTTCCCGATGTTCGAATACGACGAAGAAGAACAGAGATTCTGCGCGGTTCATCACCCGTTCACCGCGCCGCGCGACGAGGATCTTCAATACCTTGAATCAGACCCGGCAAGAGTCTGCGCGAAAGCGTATGATATCGTGCTCAACGGCACGGAAATGGGCGGAGGCAGCGTCAGAATTCACCGCCGCGACGTACAAAGCCGCGTGTTTGCCGCGCTCGGATTCACCGAGGAAGAGGCCGAAATGAAATTCGGCTTTCTGCTGGACGCGTTTAAATACGGCGCGCCTCCTCACGCCGGCCTGGCCTTCGGACTCGACAGGCTCGTCTCTCTCGTACTGGGACTCGACGCGATCCGCGACGTGATCGCATTCCCGAAGGTTCAGAACGCCTCTGAGCTGATGAGCGGTTGCCCGGCGACCGTACCTCAAAAGGCGCTTGACGAGCTTTTTATTGATATAAAACCGCAGGCTTAAGAACCCTTTTGGAAAAGGGTCCTTAAGAATCCCCTAAAACTCTGTTTGGCAACTTCCTTCAAATACTCTTTTGTATGTGTGTCGGGCTTAAGGGCTCTTTTGGAAAAGGGTCCATAAGATCCCCTAAAACTCAGTTTGGTGACTTCCTTCAAATACTTTTTTGTATGTGTGTCTGGCTTAAGAGCTCCTTTGGAAAAGAGTCCATAAGAATCCCGTAAACTCAGAAGCGAGTTTCTTGCCAGGCTTCTTTTCAAAGAAGCCGCGTTGCCAAATATATTTTCTTTACCCACCCAATATTCAGCGTTAGTTCAAAAATTGTTTAAATTTTAATGATAAACTTGTAAAAAGACGGACTCAGGCCAAAGATTAAGGAGAAAACCGTAAACATGATTGAAATCAACGGCTTAACTAAAAAATACGGCGACAAAGTTGTTGTCAACAACATCACCTTCGACGTAAGCGCCGGCGAGGTCGTCGGATTTCTCGGGCCAAACGGCGCGGGTAAATCCACGACAATGAATATTCTCACCGGATATATATCATCCACCTTCGGAACGGCGCGTATCGACGGTATCGATATACTTGAAAATCCGATGGAAGCCAAAAGAAAAATCGGATTTTTACCGGAACAGCCTCCGCTTTATCTAGAAATGACCGTCAAGGAGTATTTAAACTTCGTATACGATCTTAAAGGAACGACGCTGAACCGCAAAAAGCACATTTCCGAAATATGCGAGGTCGTTAAGATAACCGACGTATACAACCGGACGCTTAAAAACCTGTCCAAGGGGTATCGCCAAAGAGTCGGAATCGCTCAGGCACTCGTCGGCAACCCGCCTGTGCTTATTTTCGACGAACCTACCGTAGGTCTCGACCCGAAGCAGATAATCGACATCAGAAACCTTATAAAAGCACTCGGAAAGGATCACACCATCATTCTTTCCACCCACATCCTTCCGGAGGTGCAGGCCGTCTGCGACAGGATCATAATTCTCAACAGGGGCAGCATAATAGCCAACGAAAAGACCGAAGAAATATCAAAACTCACCGTCGGTCCCCGCCGTCTCGTCGCCAAAATCGCCGGGCCGCAGAACGAGGTGCTTAAAATGCTCAAGACCGGTCAGGGCATCGTATTTGTCGACGTGCTGGCCGAGAGGGACGGCGACGCCGTATCATACATGATTGAGTCACAGCCGAGCATCGATATCAGAAAGCCACTGTTCTATGCCCTTGCCGACCGCGGATGGCCGTTGATCGGTCTCGAAGCAATGGGTCTCAATCTTGAGGATATATTCATTTCTCTGGTCGCCAACGACCGCGGCACAAAAAATAAGCTCAACCCCGGAAAGTCAAAAAAGGTCGCCGGTCAGACAATTCACGAGGCATCGGCGCGCGACATCTCATCCTCTGATGCCGACAGCGGCGTGAACGCGGATAAAGCGTCCGCCTCCGAAAAAGACGAAACAAAAAGCGCATCCGGAACGGAGGAAAATAAATAATGCTTGCTATTTATAAAAGAGAGCTCAGATCCTATTTCATAACTCCGATAGGATATGTGTTCACAACGGTTTTCCTGATCATGTCAGGACTTGCTTTTTCGTTCATGACGCTGCAGTCCAGCACGACGAACGTATCCAACTATTATGTGCTTGTTATGTTCTTCTTTATAATCCTCATTCCTCTCCTGACGATGAAGATGTTCAGCGAGGAAAAGAAGACAAAGACCGAGCAGATCCTGCTCACCTCTCCTATAAGCATAACTGACATGGTTCTCGCCAAATTCCTGGCGGCATATACGCTGTTTGCCGCCACGCTTCTGGCTTCCTGCGTATTTTTTATCTCGCTATATGTTTACGGAACGCCGAATACCGCAGTGCTTATCGCCACGACGCTCGGCATCCTTTTAATTGGCGGCGCCTTCATCGCGCTCGGGCTGTTCATCTCGTCCCTGACCGAAAACCAGCTGATCGCCGCGCTCATCACAATTGTTTCAATATTCGCGATGCTCGGCCTTGGTCTTATTACGTCTTCGATACCGGACAACATGACGGCGCTGCGCGTCGTGCTGAAGTGGGTCTCCGTTTTTGACAGGTATTACGCCTTTACTTTCGGTATTTTTGATTTCAACGCGCTGCTTTATTACATTTCAATAATCGGCGTGTTCATCTTCCTGACCGTAAGAGTATACGAAAAGCGCAGATGGGAATGAGCCCCTTTTTCAAGCCCGTAATGCCACCAAGATCAAATAACGGAGGAAAACACATAATATGAAAGAAAACGGAAAAGGGTTTGTCGGCGCGCTTTCGTCACGTAAATTCAAATACGGCTCCGCCGCCCTGACCCTGACGGTAGTATTCGTCGCCGTCGTAATAATTCTAAACGTCGTCTTTACGGCGCTTTCAGGTAAATACGGTTTTTACCTCGACCTGACCGAAAAGCAGATATTCGGGATTTCAGATTCGACGAGAGAGCTTTTAAAGGACATCGACACCGATGTCACAATAAAGTTTCTTATCCCGCTCGATCAGCTTAAAGCCAACTCTGTATATAATTCAATTTATACCTGCGCTCTCGAATACGAACACGAATTCAGCTTCGTGCATGTCGAATACGACGACATAATCGCCGATCCGATAAAGCTGATCGAGTATCAGAATCAGGGCTTTTCGATAAAAACATATTCGGTAATAGTCGAGAGCAAATACCGCAAGAAAGTATATCAAATGTATAAGACGCTCTCCGACGGCCAGACGCCGGGAAGCGATTTTTACAACGTGGCGCAAAGCACAAAAAAATTCTACGGCTTTTTCGGAGAAAAGACCTTCACCTCCGCCATTCTCTCCGTCACCAATAAAACCATGCCCGTCGTGACCTTCACGCAGGGGCACGGCGAAACAATCCCCGCACAGCTTGAAAATATGTTCGTCACGAGCGGCTATATCGTCGAAAAAATAGACCTTTTGACCGATAACATAAATCCGGACACAAAGGTGCTTGTCATAAGCGGTCCTAAAAAGGATTTTGCCGGTATAAAGGACGTAACCTCCGGCGCCAAATCCGAAATGGACAAGATATCGGAATATCTGAATACACGGCGCCACCTTATGGTGTTCGTCGATCCGTTTACCCCGCCGCTTAATAACATTTCCGAGCTTCTCACCGAATGGGGCATTCAGATACAGTACAACCAGCTGATTAAAGACGACTCCAAGAGCGTCCCTGGCAATACGCAATACTTGATCTGTCAGTACGCGACAGACAGCTACGCGAAGGATCTCCACGAGTCCGTCAGTAAAATGGACAACCCGCCCAATACGATTTCACCGATCACCGTTCCGCTTAAGCTTTTATTCGGCGAAAGCGAAGACAGCATCCACGCCGCCGGAGCGATTCTAAAAAGCTATCCGACCTCCTATGTCGAAATTGACGGCAAAAACGTCGCCGGAGAACGGGTTCTGATGGCTGTCGGCACAAAATCTGAAATCATTGACAACGTCACCGTGAACACGAACGTTTTCGTTTGCGGCTCCACATACTTCACGGAGCTTGTCAGCGGAGATATTTACGGCAACAATGAAATCATCTATAACTTTATCCGCGGCATGGGCTTTGAAAAGCAGCTTGTCAATATCAG
This sequence is a window from Oscillospiraceae bacterium. Protein-coding genes within it:
- a CDS encoding ABC transporter permease; the protein is MLAIYKRELRSYFITPIGYVFTTVFLIMSGLAFSFMTLQSSTTNVSNYYVLVMFFFIILIPLLTMKMFSEEKKTKTEQILLTSPISITDMVLAKFLAAYTLFAATLLASCVFFISLYVYGTPNTAVLIATTLGILLIGGAFIALGLFISSLTENQLIAALITIVSIFAMLGLGLITSSIPDNMTALRVVLKWVSVFDRYYAFTFGIFDFNALLYYISIIGVFIFLTVRVYEKRRWE
- a CDS encoding Gldg family protein, with the protein product MKENGKGFVGALSSRKFKYGSAALTLTVVFVAVVIILNVVFTALSGKYGFYLDLTEKQIFGISDSTRELLKDIDTDVTIKFLIPLDQLKANSVYNSIYTCALEYEHEFSFVHVEYDDIIADPIKLIEYQNQGFSIKTYSVIVESKYRKKVYQMYKTLSDGQTPGSDFYNVAQSTKKFYGFFGEKTFTSAILSVTNKTMPVVTFTQGHGETIPAQLENMFVTSGYIVEKIDLLTDNINPDTKVLVISGPKKDFAGIKDVTSGAKSEMDKISEYLNTRRHLMVFVDPFTPPLNNISELLTEWGIQIQYNQLIKDDSKSVPGNTQYLICQYATDSYAKDLHESVSKMDNPPNTISPITVPLKLLFGESEDSIHAAGAILKSYPTSYVEIDGKNVAGERVLMAVGTKSEIIDNVTVNTNVFVCGSTYFTELVSGDIYGNNEIIYNFIRGMGFEKQLVNISFKKLDDETLDIDGTIAKSLMITYAAVIPMFVIIAGIVILVVRRRNHR